catcactacacacctccaaacttcatgtagcttcagatatcatcactacacaccttcaaacttcatgtagcttcagatatcatcactacacaccttcaaacttcatgtagcttcagattagttcatcactacacacctccaaacttcatgtagcttcagattagatcaacaacAATTTATTTATACCTGTATTTTCTTCAGCAGCCGCCCGGCTCTGCAGTCATACACTGCCACTGTGTTGTCTTTACTGCCAGACAGAATGTACTGATCATCCGAGGCCAGGCACAGCACAGCGTCACCATGCAGACCCAGACTCTTCACCAGAGGCTCCGCAGCTGCACAACACACATCATCAGAGATAACATAACCTTCAGTACAGACATTACAGGAAATCACATGACTGAGGACTGAGCTTAAACATCACTGTGGGCTTAAACAACACTCATGATGGAAGTTATTGCTATATACGTTTTCACAATAAACTCACAATAAAAAGAGCAGCGATAACAAATCGAGTAATCGCAAACTCAAATTGCATTACCCAGGAGCAGCAAGAGAAGATGCTCTTTTCACTGTGCTCACATGACATAAGgaagtagagtgtggtagagtgtgatagaggtagagtgaggtacaagaATGCTAGGCAAGGTAGAGTTAGTTACAGAGAAGTAGAAGAAGTAGAGCAAGGTAAATtgtggtagagcgaggtagaagaGGCAGAGTAAGTTAATGTGAGGAAAAGTGAGGTCGAGAGAAgcagagtaaggttgagtgaggtACAAGTGTGTTcgatgaggtagagcaatgtaaagtgtggtagagtgaagtagaagaGGAAAAGTTAGTTATTatgaggaagagtgaggcagagagaggaagagcaagCTAGAGTTTGGGACAAGCGAGGTAGATGAGGTAGCGcaatgtaaagtgaggtagagttaagtagagtgaggttgagggGGATGCAAGCGAGGTAGACAAGGTAGAGTTAGGTACAGTGAAGGAGaatgaggtaaagcaaggtaaagtgtggtagaaTGAGGTTAAGCAAGGTAGAAGATTTAGATAAAGTGAGGAAGagcaatgtagagtgaggtacaagCAAGGTAAAGTTAGTTACAgtgaagtagaatgaggtagagcaaggtaaaatgtgatagagtgaggtagagggaggtagaagaGGAAGAGTTAGTTAGAGTAAGAGAAAGGCAGTTAGGTACAAGCAAGGTAGAGcaatgtaaagtgaggtagattgtggtagagtgaggtagagggaggtagaagaGGAAAAATTAGAGTTAGGTAGAATAAGGAAGAGAAAGGCAGAGTTAGGTACAAGTGGGGAAGAGcaatgtaaagtgaggtagagtgtggtagagagaggtcGAGTAAAGTAAtgtgaggttgagtgaggtatAAGCCAGTTGGATGAGGTAGAgttagttaaagtaaagtagagtgatAAAGTGTGATAGAGCGAGGCAAAGTGAAGTacaagtgaggtagagttagagtgaagtagagtgaggtagagtgaggtacaggtcAGGTAGACGAGGTAGTGTGATGaacagagaggtagagtgtggtagagttaAGGTAGAGTCATGTAGAACGAGGTTGATTGAGGCAAAGCAAGTAAgattgaggcagagtgaggtagaggtccacaatgaacacacatacaccaaactacttcttttaaaagtgcagaaaaacCTTAATAAAGTTTAATCTATCAGGATATCAGCAATAacacaaatcacattttttaatgtgGCTATTATGGGTGCTAACTGATGTACATAGACTCCCATCACTTTCTGAAACATGAGCTTTGTACATGTTACCAGCACTGTATCTGATTTAAACATTGCATACTACTGACCACTGACCTCTGGTGTCATAAATGCTGATTTTCTGGTCATGTGACCCAGCCAGCAGCATGTGGTTCTGGCAGGAGAGGCAGAGTACCGCGGCTCGGCTCCGGATCAGGCCCCTCTCGGCCCCACCGGCCTCCAGATCCCACAGCCGCACCGTGCTGTCGAAAGAGCCCGAGGCCAGGAGGGACCCGCTGGCTGCCAGGCACCACACCCAGCCCCGGTGTGTGCTGAAGAGGCCCCGGCCGCACAGCGTACGCCGCAGCTCGCCCCGGGGGCCCCGCCGCAGGTCCCACAGGTTTACATTACGGTCCCTAGAGCCAGAGGCACACACCGTGCCCTCACCGCCCACCAGCAGGACAGAGTTCACGTCTGCGATGTGACCTGATGGGAGAGTGATGTGCTCCAGAGCAAGGGGAGGACTGGGAGATCGAGGAGGCTGAGGTTTAGAAACTTCTCCTTCATCTATgcctagaaaaataaaaaaacaaagataacGATCAGTAAAAtcaattttaacaattttaacaatatttcaacttttaaccaatacatttccaagattttttcataacttttccaggccttcaaggcaaatttccaTCGTCATACggtttttaaaacatcagagcagacatggacaaaaaaataaataaataaaactataatcgaaattgattatagtagacctaaaatgaatctgacagatactgagagctccattgtgtagggataaattactaaattacctcagagctgacgtatttgttagcaaaaaatagattttcttcatcgATAAACGGAAGCGCAAagattgtagaccaaatttccatgacttttccaaaacttagcTAGTCCTGGAAACTGCTATTTTCAAATTGCATCACTTTTCCAGgacttttcatgaccatacggACCCTGTATTTTGTTATTCATAATATGTActtttgcaacacatttgcaccACCTATCACTTGGTGAAATTTCCATGTCTTACAACACTTAAAAGCTTAAAAGCttttaccacacgttagtgttactttgtgctaaatggcaaaacacacacaaactagttcatgcttaactgtgatagaagcacaaaactcattatttgaaagtacttaaatctccctcatctgcagacttgccatggacagtaagtacagatccctccctcagaaaaagtctgctggctaatcctgctgtctaCTGTCCAAGGTTCTTAACCAAAATGACCAAATGACCTGATTACCTAGGTGGGGAGCTATCTAAACAGCTTATGGAAGCATATGATTCCCAACACCAAACTTTCAGCTGATTCAAAAAACagatgattgatttttttttaacttgttcaAAGTTGTtcagttgagacccaagtggaaacacAAAAAAGCACACTTCTACTCTATAATGATCCATTCCAGATGTCTCCTAACTCAGAGGGTCCACGCCGCTTCTAAACATGGTTACCGTAAGCCTTCTGTTTggcaaattaatgttttaaatgtcattttttatttaactccATACTGTAAAAACATATAGTCTCACACTGTCTACAATAAAAGACAAATATggtactaaaagtaaaaaaatatatatttaattactgCCAAACCCTACCTTCATCCATCATATCGTCAAGGTAGCCATTGTTCTGCTCTCTGTCTCCACCCAGTCCAGCAGTGTCTGGTGGATCTTGATGGTTTTCACCACCCTCAGCTAAGCCATTCTCTATTCCCTCATCTTCATTATCCCTCTGTTCTTCTTCTATACGTATTTCGAGAGGATTCTCTCCATCCTCCTGAAATGCTCGGACTGCGTCTGGCCTCATGTCCTCTTCAGCACCGTCTGGCTCTCGTGCAGCTTCACGTACTGCTCCATTTCTCATTGCAGCTGCTTCTCCATGAGCTCCATCTTCTCTATTAGCTCCATCTTCTCCATCATCAGCTCCATCCATGTCCTCGTCCATCTCCTGCTCTCGCTCGGCCTCTTCCTGTTGAAGTGCCCGCTGCCTCTGAGCCCACTCCTCTTGCTCCAACCAGCGTTCAATCAGCTGCTCCATCTCCAGGCAGGCTGTGGGCCAATCAAACTGCTCTCTCGGTCCAACAGGGAAGGAGGCTTTGGGGCCTGTGAGGCGATGAGCTCGAAGCTGCCAGGCTGAGGTATCCTCGCCCACCTCGCCCAGAGCCCGGCACACCTGaaaaagagagtaaagagagtAATGGTCTTGCTCAAGGGCTCAAAAGTGGCAGTTTGTAGAACCTGGGCATTAAACCCACAGCCGTATTAGTGGTTGTTACACAATCATTTTACAATTACTACTGATTGCTAAGTGTATAACTCAGATTAATGTTGCTATTTCCATTTTCAGATCATTGGTGCATTCTACATACTAAAAATTTTAATTTATTGACACATTAAACATAATTACAATATAAGTATCCTATCGCGTGATTCAGACCCTATCGCATAGTTTAGATCCTATCGCATTGTTCAGAACCTATCACATCATTTAAATGCTATAACGTAATTTAGATACTATCACATCATTTAGATACTATCGCATCGCTCAGATCCTACCGTGTCTTTCAGACCCTATTGTGTCGTTCTGATCCTATCGCGTCAGTTAGATCCTATTGTATCGTTCCGATCCTATCATATTGCTTTGATCCTAACATATTGTTCTGATCCTGTAGTATAATTTAGGTCCTAtcacatttttttgttcttattgCAACATTTTTTCGATCGTTCTGATCCCATCACGTTGGTCTGATCCTATTATGTTGGTTCGATCCTATCACGTGGTTACGTGGTGTATTGATCCTATGGTATAATTTAGTTCCTATTTTGCAATGTCCTTCCTATTCTATccttttgcaatattttgttcCAATCGCGCCGTTGCGATGCTATCGCAACTTTTAGATACTATTGTATCTTTCTGATCCTATGGCATCATGTAGATCCTATACTAATGTTCTAATTCTATTGTATAATTTCTAATCCTACTGTATCATTTTAATTCTATTGTATCATTTCGATCCTGTCGCATTGTTTCTTCACATAACATCAAGtaacaataatcaacaataaaagcagCTAAAGAACAGTGTAAAAACATGTGgagaaacaaataaaaagcaAATGTAAGAGAgaaattatacttaaataatattaaatatgtaaCATGTACCGTATCTACTggaaataaatatgttttaagcagtttttttttttacataaaaacagtacattacattacctgTGGCAGAACATTAATAATGCATTGTGCCGGCAGATGTGAGGCGATGCTGGCGACCACCTCCCACGGTAAAGACAGTAATCCTGACGGAGAGGGGCTCGTCTCCGGGGGGTCCAGAGGAGGCTCCAGGTTTAACcttttaaacaataaacaaaatcacACAGATACATTATGGCTTTCTGCCTGCAGTAGAGACAAAGAATTACAgactaataatttaaaaatgttcaaatgattaataatgtgttAACTAGTGTCAACTAATAATAAaagttgtaagtactgttaattattgtacacttttttcaagtgtttttcactttaattttctatatttctgcacaaATTTAAAGTAAGACTTGGTCAGATTTGGATCTGCTTACCTAttgttaaaatgcatgtgaaaatcTGATATGATCTGAAGTTTTAagtcaaatttatgcagaaatgtagAAAATTTCATTCCACgctacaataagggtacattaattaacaacaCTTATGAGAGAAAATCTCGACTacttattaattgacactagttaagacattattaaacatttttcatGACTTAATAAGGAACATTTTAAAGGGTTACAAACTTATAAACAATTTATTGGCGCATTCATTCAGAATACATTTATTAAGTAAAGAGCATTTGATCAGTTCACTATGACAGTTACACAATACAAGTGTACAATAGTTCTACACTAATTTTACTCACCCTAGTTGGTTGGACAGAGGTGCATCCGTCTTTAGACTGGGCGATTCTTCTAAAACTCCATTTCTTCCTctgtccttctcctcctcctccagggtGACCTGTGGCACGGACATCCTCAACGCTACAAAGCGGCAGAAACAGCAAAAAGTCTGTATATAATTTACAATACATATTTGCTTTAAAAGCAGCTAGACAGACTAGGGTTACTGAATGTTAGTGCTATGAATGACAGGCCTAATTgcataaaacactgaatatatgTTGGTttagatcttttatttttttaaaggtcaaTGATGGACAAACAACCTTAAAAACTTTTATTGTTAATTGTCAATGTTAAAATTCTGACATTGGatcaacattcatttaataaAGGTTTTAAATGGTTGAGGCTCTGAATCTACTCTCACATTAGCTAATGCTTTTAGGAGAAATGTGCTTCCcacacataataatataataatattaatataaaatgtataattattagTTAGCTAAATCTGCCCTTCTACACTGCAAAACCAATACAGTACAAGGtataaactaggggtgtgccacatcGTATTGTGCAcgtaatatcgtcaacatttctAAATATCGTAAACAATGATGTTATACCCCGAAATTGTATACTATTGTGCCATATTAGCCACACCTAATTAACACATGGGGGTGTTACTTTTCTGCTATTTTCCactttaaaaaattatgagtttccttgatttcaccaaattgaaaacctgatggatgatcacaaaccattaaaacaaactgaactgcttggatttttgcaccaggagtaaagcagcataaagttatccaaaagcagtgtgtaagactggtggagcagaacatgccaagatgcatgaaaaactgggattaaataccagggatattccaccaaatattgatttttgcattatttgaggcctgaaagctctgcatctttttcgttacttttctgcaaataaatgctctaaatgacattttttaaatttggaatttggaggaaATGTCGTCCGTAGCAGAAGAATAAAACAAAGTAGAAGAATAAAAcaaagaatgaaacaacaatgttcattttactcaaatatataccagtaaatagcaaaattagaaataGTATCATAGAGCTGTATTTCtaaactgaaaatgaaaaatcATTAAGTTTATAAAAGGAGAGCAGATTGTATCATGCTTACCGAATTGGTGGTGACTCACAGTTAGTTACCTCATGCCTTTGTTTTATCAGAAACGCTCGCGAATAATCGATTAATCAATAGCTTAGTCAGATCGATAGGTAGCTCTGTCGGGCTCCTGTCACTCTTTTGTCGTCTCTACAGTTTATTTAAAGCTGAATTCTACAATTAATAGAGTTATCTGTCCTACAGCTGTCACTAACACTCACAGCAGACTCCACTGACTGGATCAGATAACCGATTAATCTCATCTGTCGCCGAATAACCCGATAAAAAGTCGCGCGCTGCGGGTAACACGCGATGCAGATATTTCAGTCAGCAGGTTTTTATCTAGTGTAAAATACAACTTGTTTATTACAGTGTTCTATTCTAGTTTAACAGCTGTGTCTCCATACCAACACCTCCTTCTGTTTTGGTCCTGGTCGTGTTGAATctgtgtgtcaaaataaaagtctttcaAAAAAGTGAAATCACATCGTATCATAGGCAATACTAtcgcaatttttttaaatatcgttatagaaaaaataccctaaaatattattttagagaccaTATGGGCCATCAGTGTACACATTTtatgctgtttgtagcaaaatgaaaattcacaatgttctcatttaacattaaataatatattgtttttttttatgatggacATTCTATTTAAACctgatataaaatacaaaatagcaGATATCACAGAATGAAGAGCAGGAATGCACTAAGTAATGCAAGTAAACGATTGTTTGATACCCATAATCCTTACAATAATTTTAacagctttttcttttctttttttttcattctatttatttttttctctctcccttttctgtTAATGGgtttttcaaaaatgtaa
The sequence above is drawn from the Astyanax mexicanus isolate ESR-SI-001 chromosome 19, AstMex3_surface, whole genome shotgun sequence genome and encodes:
- the fbxw9 gene encoding F-box/WD repeat-containing protein 9 — protein: MSVPQVTLEEEEKDRGRNGVLEESPSLKTDAPLSNQLGLNLEPPLDPPETSPSPSGLLSLPWEVVASIASHLPAQCIINVLPQVCRALGEVGEDTSAWQLRAHRLTGPKASFPVGPREQFDWPTACLEMEQLIERWLEQEEWAQRQRALQQEEAEREQEMDEDMDGADDGEDGANREDGAHGEAAAMRNGAVREAAREPDGAEEDMRPDAVRAFQEDGENPLEIRIEEEQRDNEDEGIENGLAEGGENHQDPPDTAGLGGDREQNNGYLDDMMDEGIDEGEVSKPQPPRSPSPPLALEHITLPSGHIADVNSVLLVGGEGTVCASGSRDRNVNLWDLRRGPRGELRRTLCGRGLFSTHRGWVWCLAASGSLLASGSFDSTVRLWDLEAGGAERGLIRSRAAVLCLSCQNHMLLAGSHDQKISIYDTRAAEPLVKSLGLHGDAVLCLASDDQYILSGSKDNTVAVYDCRAGRLLKKIQLKSYLLSMSYSGREVWAGDNHGLVHTFSLNEGLFKSVAQFNVGHSSLVTGVHHSPGTLYTCSSDRTIKVHLPCAPPKTLCTLHHQAGVNGLSVEAGVLAIASGDMNVEVWRPRQ